A window of the Candidatus Tectomicrobia bacterium genome harbors these coding sequences:
- a CDS encoding heme lyase CcmF/NrfE family subunit, translating into MLFIELGSYGITAAFVLAIFSVIASVWGGLSRRADFILAGRNAAMAVFGLVTAASIALLWLLLARDYRVEYVAGHVDNQLNAFYRFSAFWGGQEGSLLLWVLLLCIFSFTVIVQNRGRNQVLMPYVTATLMVTALFFLTILAFITPPFATLPTPPPDGKGLNPLLQDWGMVIHPPNLYLGFVGFAVPFAFCIGALVSGKLDTDWITSTRRWTLFAWFFLGIGILLGGAWAYKELGWGGYWAWDPVENASLMPWLTGTAFLHSVMIQEKRGMLKVWNVSLIIMTYALTIFGTFLTRSGIISSVHAFASSSFGWAFLAYLAIALAVSFGLVIWRLPLLRSEHEMESFFSREASFLLNNVVLVGMTFAVFWGTIFPVVSEAVKGIKVTVGPPFFNQVNVPIAILLIFLAGASPLLAWRRTSGKQFQKSFVYPSVVAAGGLATLLLFGVTHVFAVLAIALSIFSVATIWLEYYRGVSARVRHQGENAWTAFWELTMRNKRRFGGYIVHLGMAILFIGIAASSAYQQVGEVRLRPGESFSMNGIRLRFEGLRETRNSQYTSAFAKLAVYQGGRRMGEIEPEKRLYFTPPQPTTEAGIRRGFASDIYAVFAEAGEDGATFRFMINPLLNWVWMGGIIFTLGSLICFFPERWGRRRRALPSAYGSEGDYRAPDKSPTPAAAE; encoded by the coding sequence TTGCTCTTCATCGAGCTCGGCAGCTACGGCATCACGGCCGCCTTCGTGCTGGCCATCTTCAGCGTCATCGCCTCCGTATGGGGGGGCCTCAGCCGGAGGGCCGACTTCATCCTCGCGGGCCGCAACGCCGCGATGGCCGTCTTCGGCCTGGTCACGGCGGCGAGCATCGCCCTCTTGTGGCTCCTCCTGGCTCGCGACTACCGCGTCGAGTACGTGGCCGGCCACGTCGACAACCAGCTGAACGCCTTCTACCGCTTCAGCGCCTTCTGGGGCGGGCAGGAGGGGAGCCTCCTCCTCTGGGTGCTCCTGCTCTGCATCTTCTCCTTCACCGTCATCGTCCAGAACCGCGGCCGCAACCAGGTCCTGATGCCCTACGTGACCGCCACCCTCATGGTGACGGCGCTGTTCTTCCTGACCATCCTCGCCTTCATCACCCCGCCCTTCGCGACCCTGCCCACGCCTCCCCCGGACGGCAAGGGGCTCAACCCGCTCCTCCAGGACTGGGGGATGGTGATCCATCCGCCCAACCTCTACCTGGGCTTCGTGGGCTTCGCCGTGCCGTTCGCCTTCTGCATCGGCGCCCTGGTGAGCGGCAAGCTCGACACCGACTGGATCACCTCCACCCGCCGCTGGACGCTCTTCGCCTGGTTTTTCCTGGGGATCGGGATCCTGCTGGGCGGGGCCTGGGCCTACAAGGAGCTCGGGTGGGGCGGCTACTGGGCGTGGGATCCCGTCGAGAACGCGAGCCTGATGCCCTGGCTCACCGGCACCGCCTTCCTCCACTCCGTCATGATCCAGGAGAAGCGGGGGATGCTGAAGGTGTGGAACGTCTCCCTCATCATCATGACCTACGCCCTCACCATCTTCGGCACCTTCCTGACCCGCAGCGGCATCATCTCGAGCGTGCACGCCTTCGCCAGCAGCAGCTTCGGCTGGGCGTTCCTCGCCTACCTCGCCATCGCCCTGGCCGTCTCGTTCGGGCTCGTCATCTGGCGCCTCCCCCTCCTTAGGAGCGAGCACGAGATGGAGAGCTTCTTCTCGCGCGAGGCGAGCTTCCTGCTCAACAACGTGGTCCTGGTGGGGATGACCTTCGCCGTCTTCTGGGGGACCATCTTCCCCGTGGTGTCCGAGGCGGTGAAGGGCATCAAGGTGACGGTGGGCCCGCCCTTCTTCAACCAGGTGAACGTGCCCATCGCCATCCTCCTCATCTTCCTGGCGGGGGCGTCCCCGCTCCTCGCCTGGCGCCGGACCTCCGGCAAGCAGTTCCAGAAGAGCTTCGTCTACCCCTCGGTGGTCGCGGCGGGGGGGCTGGCCACCCTGCTCCTCTTCGGGGTGACGCACGTCTTCGCCGTTCTCGCCATCGCCCTCTCCATCTTCTCGGTCGCCACCATCTGGCTCGAGTACTACCGCGGCGTCTCCGCGCGGGTGCGGCATCAGGGGGAGAACGCCTGGACGGCCTTCTGGGAGCTCACCATGCGCAACAAGCGCCGCTTCGGGGGCTACATCGTCCACCTGGGGATGGCCATCCTCTTCATCGGGATAGCGGCCTCCTCGGCCTACCAGCAGGTGGGCGAAGTGCGCCTGCGTCCCGGCGAGAGCTTCTCCATGAACGGCATCCGGCTCCGCTTCGAGGGCCTGCGGGAGACGCGGAATTCCCAGTACACCTCGGCCTTCGCCAAGCTGGCCGTCTACCAGGGGGGCCGCCGGATGGGCGAGATCGAGCCCGAGAAGCGGCTCTACTTCACCCCGCCCCAGCCCACCACCGAGGCGGGCATCCGGCGCGGCTTCGCCTCGGACATCTATGCCGTCTTCGCCGAGGCCGGCGAGGACGGGGCCACCTTCCGCTTCATGATCAATCCCCTGCTCAACTGGGTCTGGATGGGAGGCATCATCTTCACGCTGGGCTCCCTGATATGCTTCTTCCCCGAGCGCTGGGGCCGGAGGCGGCGGGCTCTCCCTTCCGCCTACGGAAGCGAGGGGGACTACCGTGCCCCGGACAAGTCCCCCACGCCCGCGGCGGCGGAGTAG
- a CDS encoding TlpA family protein disulfide reductase has protein sequence MGFTPKLILADNVEGLGRRRSRRRRARGWVALVLLLALLPLLAWGYANLDRVGSLLLKFQKGSALPPETLDVFSKMSMLSQPQRAAAPDFFLRTPEGQNHTLSQHRGRVVLLNFWATWCPPCVREMPAMERLYAEFKDRGLDIVAISVDQGKIDEVRGFAEKLKLTFPIVLDPAHDVKNTYQIRALPTTYVVDREGRIIAWGMGSREWDSPAARALIEHLLGGKAPKRSGTAAAPPRKDGRRG, from the coding sequence ATGGGATTCACGCCGAAGCTGATCCTGGCGGACAACGTGGAGGGCCTGGGCCGCCGCAGGTCGAGGCGCCGGCGCGCGCGGGGATGGGTGGCCCTCGTCCTCCTGCTGGCGCTCCTCCCGCTCCTGGCATGGGGCTACGCCAATCTCGACCGCGTCGGCTCCCTTCTCCTCAAGTTCCAGAAGGGGTCGGCCCTCCCGCCCGAGACCCTCGACGTCTTCTCGAAGATGTCCATGCTCTCCCAGCCCCAGCGGGCGGCGGCGCCGGACTTCTTCCTCCGCACCCCCGAGGGCCAGAACCACACCCTCTCCCAGCACCGCGGAAGGGTGGTGCTCCTGAATTTCTGGGCCACCTGGTGCCCGCCCTGCGTCCGCGAGATGCCCGCCATGGAGCGCCTCTACGCGGAGTTCAAGGACCGGGGGCTCGATATCGTGGCCATCTCGGTGGACCAGGGGAAGATCGACGAGGTGCGGGGCTTCGCGGAGAAGCTGAAGCTGACGTTCCCCATCGTCCTCGACCCGGCCCATGACGTGAAGAACACGTATCAGATCCGGGCCCTTCCCACGACCTACGTGGTGGACCGCGAGGGCCGGATCATCGCCTGGGGAATGGGCTCGCGGGAATGGGACAGCCCCGCCGCGCGCGCCCTGATCGAGCATCTGCTGGGCGGAAAAGCGCCGAAACGGAGCGGCACGGCCGCCGCCCCCCCCCGGAAAGATGGCAGGAGAGGGTAG
- a CDS encoding isocitrate/isopropylmalate dehydrogenase family protein, with product MAKVAVIRGDGIGQEVVPEAEQTIQAAAEAAGFPVEFTQLDWGSERYLREGRAMPEDGCETLKKFDAILHGAVGGHPKVKGPVVQEHILLGIRFGLDLYANIRPCRLYHEDLSPLKGKKAGDIDHVVFRENTEGLFVNVGGFFKQGTKDEVALQEEIHTYKGVERVIRSAFVFAQRHNRKKVTMADKASGLRYAGGIWRRVFEEVRADFPGVESEAKHIDAVAMELIQHPGHFDVMVTNNMYGDILSDITSGLVGGLGLAPSANLNLETTCFFEPVHGTAPDIAGRGIANPMAAILTGALMLDHLGCLKGGEAIRRAVEEAIAAGERTGDLGGKLNTRAVGEAVRKKVRV from the coding sequence ATGGCCAAGGTCGCGGTGATCCGGGGGGACGGCATCGGGCAGGAGGTGGTCCCCGAGGCGGAGCAGACCATCCAGGCGGCGGCGGAGGCCGCGGGCTTCCCGGTCGAGTTCACCCAGCTCGACTGGGGGAGCGAGCGCTACCTCCGCGAGGGGCGGGCCATGCCCGAGGACGGCTGCGAGACCCTCAAGAAGTTCGACGCCATCCTGCACGGCGCGGTCGGAGGGCACCCCAAGGTCAAGGGGCCCGTCGTGCAGGAGCACATCCTCCTGGGAATCCGCTTCGGGCTCGACCTCTACGCCAACATCCGCCCCTGCCGCCTCTACCACGAGGACCTGAGCCCGCTGAAGGGCAAGAAGGCGGGGGACATCGACCACGTCGTTTTCCGGGAGAACACCGAGGGCCTCTTCGTGAACGTGGGCGGCTTCTTCAAGCAGGGCACCAAGGACGAGGTGGCCCTCCAGGAGGAGATCCACACCTACAAGGGGGTGGAGCGGGTCATCCGCTCGGCCTTCGTCTTCGCCCAGCGCCACAACCGGAAGAAAGTGACCATGGCGGATAAAGCCAGCGGCCTGCGCTACGCCGGGGGCATCTGGCGCCGGGTGTTCGAGGAGGTGCGGGCGGATTTCCCCGGAGTGGAGTCCGAGGCCAAGCACATCGACGCCGTGGCCATGGAGCTTATCCAGCACCCCGGGCACTTCGACGTGATGGTGACGAACAACATGTACGGCGACATCCTGAGCGACATCACCTCGGGCCTGGTGGGGGGGCTCGGCCTCGCCCCCTCGGCCAACCTGAACCTGGAAACCACCTGCTTCTTCGAGCCCGTCCACGGCACCGCCCCCGACATCGCCGGGCGGGGCATCGCCAACCCCATGGCGGCCATCCTGACCGGGGCCCTCATGCTGGACCACCTGGGCTGCCTGAAGGGAGGCGAGGCCATCCGCCGGGCCGTCGAGGAGGCCATCGCGGCGGGCGAGCGCACCGGGGACCTGGGCGGGAAGCTCAACACCCGGGCTGTCGGGGAGGCGGTGCGGAAGAAGGTGAGGGTGTAG
- a CDS encoding TlpA family protein disulfide reductase has protein sequence MERLKTAEKPGETEGREKAGSAAGERRAKRMALAFILAPILATFLWGLYGWLNKPPEKKDEGPIVALGAPAPEFTFPALGGGAISLADYRGKVVLVNIWATWCPPCIDELPSLQNLYLRMKEKGQPFEILGVSIDALGADAVQKFVERFKLTFPIPLDPRGQIKKLYRTTGVPESFFVDPQGRLVEKIIGARKWDSPEVISFVEQMLRNAPAGGPAQAAPKASQAKP, from the coding sequence ATGGAGCGGCTGAAGACGGCGGAAAAGCCCGGGGAGACGGAGGGCCGGGAGAAGGCGGGAAGCGCCGCCGGCGAGCGGCGCGCCAAGCGGATGGCCCTGGCCTTCATCCTGGCGCCCATCCTGGCGACCTTCCTCTGGGGCCTGTACGGGTGGCTCAACAAGCCCCCCGAGAAGAAGGACGAGGGGCCCATCGTCGCCCTCGGGGCGCCCGCCCCGGAGTTCACCTTCCCCGCCCTCGGCGGCGGCGCCATCTCCCTGGCCGACTACAGGGGGAAGGTGGTGCTGGTGAACATCTGGGCCACCTGGTGCCCGCCCTGCATCGACGAGCTGCCCTCGCTCCAGAACCTCTACCTCCGGATGAAGGAGAAGGGCCAGCCCTTCGAGATCCTCGGGGTGAGCATCGACGCCCTCGGGGCCGACGCCGTGCAGAAGTTCGTGGAGCGCTTCAAGCTGACCTTCCCGATCCCCCTCGATCCCCGGGGCCAGATCAAGAAGCTCTACCGCACCACCGGGGTGCCCGAGAGCTTCTTCGTGGACCCCCAGGGGCGGCTCGTGGAGAAGATCATCGGGGCCCGCAAGTGGGACAGCCCCGAGGTCATCTCCTTCGTCGAGCAGATGCTCCGCAACGCCCCGGCGGGCGGCCCGGCCCAGGCCGCGCCGAAGGCCTCGCAGGCAAAGCCCTGA
- a CDS encoding cytochrome c-type biogenesis protein CcmH: MRFPGRLLLAPFLGGMLLLAAPGAWAAEPKAFVEPKTTVDEVTGAIMSPVCPGKLLHDCPSAEGAQLRELVRRKVVAGETKEQIVRYFVDVYGISVLPQPPAEGFLLTAWLLPLAGLIAGFGVVIVMVRAWTARGRARRERPAEKEEAGAGGGEDPLEDRLRRELKDFGN; this comes from the coding sequence ATGAGGTTTCCGGGCCGGCTCCTCCTGGCGCCCTTTCTGGGCGGAATGCTCCTCCTCGCCGCCCCGGGGGCCTGGGCCGCCGAGCCCAAGGCCTTCGTGGAGCCCAAGACCACGGTGGACGAGGTGACGGGGGCCATCATGAGCCCCGTGTGCCCGGGCAAGCTCCTGCACGACTGCCCGAGCGCCGAGGGGGCCCAGCTCCGCGAGCTGGTCCGCCGCAAGGTGGTGGCGGGCGAGACGAAGGAACAAATCGTCCGCTACTTTGTTGATGTATATGGGATCTCGGTCCTGCCCCAGCCGCCGGCCGAGGGCTTCCTGCTCACGGCCTGGCTCCTGCCGCTGGCGGGGCTCATCGCCGGCTTCGGCGTGGTGATCGTGATGGTGCGGGCGTGGACGGCGCGGGGCCGGGCGCGCCGGGAGCGTCCGGCGGAAAAGGAAGAGGCGGGCGCGGGAGGGGGAGAAGACCCTCTCGAGGACCGCCTGCGGCGCGAGTTGAAGGATTTCGGGAACTAG
- a CDS encoding heme exporter protein CcmB — MEKDLRLERRAKESFVIMLVFSLLVLALFSFAFGPEGGPSGEPGAVQAGILWVAFLFASVVGLSRSMGVERESEGFTMMRLSPAEPAALFLGKMASILILMAGMEAAGFAALAVLYRAPVGQAALELALVAGAATVGIAAVGTLFAAMSVRTRTREVLLPVLMFPLLVPVLIAAVKGTAAFLGGRGWADAGDWVRLLVVYDVMFVIASALAFEFVIAD, encoded by the coding sequence GTGGAGAAGGACCTCCGGCTGGAGCGGCGGGCGAAGGAGAGCTTCGTCATCATGCTCGTCTTCTCCCTGCTTGTCCTGGCCCTCTTCAGCTTCGCCTTCGGCCCCGAGGGCGGCCCCAGCGGCGAGCCGGGCGCGGTGCAGGCGGGCATCCTGTGGGTGGCCTTCCTCTTCGCCTCGGTGGTGGGCCTCTCGCGGTCCATGGGGGTGGAGCGGGAGAGCGAGGGCTTCACCATGATGCGGCTGAGCCCGGCCGAGCCCGCGGCGCTCTTCCTGGGGAAGATGGCCTCGATCCTTATCCTGATGGCGGGGATGGAGGCGGCCGGGTTCGCGGCCCTGGCGGTCCTCTACCGGGCGCCGGTGGGCCAGGCGGCCCTCGAGCTGGCCCTGGTCGCCGGGGCGGCCACGGTGGGGATCGCGGCGGTGGGCACGCTCTTCGCGGCCATGAGCGTGCGCACCCGGACGCGGGAGGTGCTTCTCCCGGTGCTCATGTTCCCCCTCCTGGTCCCCGTGCTGATCGCGGCCGTGAAGGGGACGGCGGCCTTCCTGGGGGGGCGGGGATGGGCGGACGCGGGAGACTGGGTGCGCCTCCTCGTTGTGTACGACGTGATGTTCGTGATAGCATCGGCGCTGGCTTTCGAGTTCGTTATAGCCGATTGA
- a CDS encoding zinc ribbon domain-containing protein, with translation MEILTTGIVGLTVASSFLYAVWPLVRPPEDAGSVLPDANGRETREHEITRLLLERDQAYKSIMDIEFDRQMGKLSDEDFAQMMEGARARALEVLRKLEARGVEEGAVPVRIDEREAGLAAEQFAAGAEAAGEEDEEEESAEDSLDARLEEEILAYRKVKPAEGAPKPAPRPAAKPRAASAARFCPSCGAKAGESHNFCAACGFKLK, from the coding sequence GTGGAAATCCTGACCACCGGCATCGTGGGCCTCACCGTGGCGTCCTCGTTCCTGTACGCGGTCTGGCCGCTGGTCCGGCCTCCCGAGGACGCCGGGAGCGTCCTGCCCGATGCGAACGGCCGCGAGACGCGCGAGCACGAGATCACGCGCCTGCTCCTGGAGCGCGATCAGGCCTACAAGAGCATCATGGACATCGAGTTCGACCGGCAGATGGGGAAGCTCTCGGACGAGGACTTCGCCCAGATGATGGAGGGAGCCCGCGCCCGGGCGCTGGAGGTGCTCCGCAAGCTCGAGGCGCGAGGGGTGGAGGAAGGCGCCGTCCCGGTTCGGATCGATGAGCGCGAGGCCGGCCTCGCGGCCGAACAGTTCGCGGCGGGCGCCGAGGCGGCCGGGGAGGAAGATGAAGAAGAGGAAAGCGCGGAAGATTCGCTCGACGCCCGGCTGGAGGAGGAGATCCTCGCCTACCGCAAGGTGAAGCCCGCCGAGGGCGCCCCCAAGCCCGCCCCGCGGCCAGCGGCCAAGCCGAGGGCCGCGTCGGCCGCCCGGTTCTGCCCCTCCTGCGGGGCGAAGGCCGGGGAGAGCCACAACTTCTGCGCCGCCTGCGGGTTCAAGCTCAAATGA
- a CDS encoding CapA family protein, giving the protein MAATCTFLAGGDVALNRAKGKGAFGEIGPIFRRAGAAFANLECPLSRRGRGAPDKILLRGAPEMDEALLDAGFSLLSFANNHAMDYGEDAFFDTLDLLKRRGLPFAGAGKNLAQARRPALIERKGLRIGFLAFSSILPYGCAAGPSKPGVNRLRALTAYRPRMNPAEYPGAPAEIHTWTVPEDLREMERAVSALRRKVDVLIVNHHWGTSMTHETRAFQREIAHATVEAGADLVLGGHPHVLQGIELYKRKPIVYSMGNLLFDFKVPFFTAATRQTFLFGCTLGRREVRDPHLIPCQAGVFAPPRLLPPSGPKGREIVRLVERLCEPLGTRLEVRGGRARVRPA; this is encoded by the coding sequence ATGGCGGCCACCTGCACCTTCCTCGCGGGAGGGGACGTCGCCCTCAACCGGGCGAAGGGCAAGGGCGCCTTCGGGGAAATCGGACCCATCTTCCGCCGGGCCGGAGCCGCCTTCGCCAACCTCGAATGCCCCCTCTCCCGCCGGGGGCGCGGCGCTCCCGACAAGATCCTGCTCCGGGGGGCGCCCGAGATGGACGAAGCCCTCCTCGATGCCGGCTTCTCCCTCCTCTCCTTCGCCAACAACCACGCCATGGACTACGGCGAGGACGCCTTTTTCGACACCCTCGACCTCCTGAAGCGGCGCGGCCTCCCCTTCGCCGGGGCCGGGAAGAATCTTGCCCAGGCTCGAAGGCCCGCCCTCATCGAGCGCAAGGGGCTGCGCATCGGCTTCCTGGCCTTCTCCTCGATCCTCCCTTACGGATGCGCCGCCGGGCCCTCGAAGCCCGGCGTGAACCGCCTGCGGGCCCTCACCGCCTACCGCCCCCGCATGAACCCCGCCGAGTACCCCGGCGCCCCGGCCGAGATTCACACCTGGACGGTGCCGGAGGACCTCCGGGAGATGGAGCGGGCGGTCTCGGCCCTGCGCCGGAAGGTGGACGTCCTCATCGTCAACCACCACTGGGGGACGAGCATGACCCACGAGACGCGGGCCTTTCAGCGCGAGATCGCCCACGCGACCGTCGAGGCCGGGGCGGACCTCGTCCTGGGCGGGCATCCCCACGTCCTCCAGGGGATCGAGCTCTACAAGCGGAAGCCCATCGTGTACAGCATGGGGAACCTCCTCTTCGACTTCAAGGTTCCCTTCTTCACCGCCGCCACCCGCCAGACCTTCCTCTTCGGCTGCACCCTCGGCCGGCGGGAGGTGCGCGACCCCCATCTCATCCCCTGCCAGGCGGGCGTCTTCGCCCCGCCCCGCCTGCTTCCCCCCTCGGGCCCGAAGGGCCGGGAGATCGTCCGGCTCGTGGAGCGCCTGTGCGAGCCCCTCGGCACCCGGCTCGAGGTCCGGGGCGGCCGGGCGAGGGTCCGCCCGGCCTGA
- a CDS encoding CcmD family protein, producing MGYVAAAYAVTIIGIGYYWWTLWERSARLSRELGRSRPPREDRG from the coding sequence ATGGGATACGTCGCCGCGGCCTACGCGGTCACGATCATCGGCATCGGGTACTATTGGTGGACGCTGTGGGAGCGCAGCGCCCGCCTGAGCCGCGAGCTCGGGCGGTCCCGGCCGCCGCGAGAGGACAGGGGATGA
- a CDS encoding ABC transporter ATP-binding protein, with amino-acid sequence MLEAAGLSRRYGWRWALREVNLAMPWGCSLALLGSNGAGKSTLLKMLAGLLRPTAGQVRLDGAAPDRGRIGLVGHDPLLYPSLTLRENLEFAAKLFGLPRQGRAERIEEVGEWLGLAERLDEPVRYLSQGLRQRASLCRALLHAPDVLLLDEPFSGLDVRAADRLERLVNGYMGGGKRLLVFTTHDPERAGAIAKEAALLAGGRVAMRVPAGEAGAFRSVLQGAAAREGAA; translated from the coding sequence ATGCTCGAGGCCGCGGGCCTGAGCCGGCGCTACGGCTGGCGCTGGGCCCTGAGAGAAGTCAACCTGGCCATGCCCTGGGGCTGCTCCCTGGCCCTCCTCGGATCGAACGGAGCGGGCAAGTCCACCCTCCTCAAGATGCTGGCCGGCTTGCTCCGGCCCACGGCGGGGCAGGTGAGGCTCGACGGCGCCGCCCCGGACCGCGGCCGGATCGGCCTCGTGGGCCACGACCCGCTCCTGTACCCCTCCCTGACCCTCCGGGAGAACCTCGAGTTCGCGGCCAAGCTCTTCGGCCTGCCGCGCCAGGGCCGCGCCGAGCGGATCGAGGAGGTGGGCGAATGGCTCGGCCTGGCCGAGCGCCTGGACGAGCCCGTCCGCTACCTGAGCCAGGGGCTCCGCCAGCGGGCCTCCCTCTGCCGGGCCCTCCTCCACGCCCCGGACGTCCTCCTCCTGGACGAGCCCTTCTCGGGCCTGGACGTGCGGGCGGCGGACCGCCTCGAGCGCCTCGTGAACGGCTACATGGGCGGCGGGAAGCGCCTCCTCGTCTTCACGACCCACGATCCGGAGCGGGCCGGCGCCATCGCCAAGGAGGCGGCCCTGCTGGCCGGGGGGCGGGTGGCCATGCGGGTGCCCGCCGGGGAGGCGGGGGCGTTCCGGAGCGTCCTTCAGGGCGCCGCGGCGCGGGAGGGGGCGGCCTGA
- a CDS encoding cupin domain-containing protein, giving the protein MPRKEVFEVEKIPFKAVGWGRSKILVGPSSNGAEHVRVGVTEYDPSTPHEPHSHPGQEEVIWVLSGKGYTETKGERIPLEPGKVAYIPGGVEHKTAAVGGKMTAIIIKGPVRDAEGKAS; this is encoded by the coding sequence ATGCCCAGGAAGGAAGTCTTCGAGGTCGAGAAAATCCCCTTCAAGGCGGTGGGGTGGGGCCGGAGCAAGATTCTGGTCGGCCCCAGCTCGAACGGCGCCGAGCACGTGCGCGTGGGCGTGACCGAGTACGACCCCTCGACCCCCCACGAGCCCCACAGCCACCCGGGGCAGGAGGAGGTCATCTGGGTGCTCTCGGGCAAGGGCTACACCGAGACGAAGGGGGAGCGGATTCCCCTCGAGCCCGGCAAGGTGGCCTACATCCCCGGAGGTGTCGAGCACAAGACGGCCGCCGTGGGCGGCAAGATGACCGCCATCATCATCAAGGGGCCGGTCCGGGACGCCGAGGGGAAGGCGAGCTGA
- the ccsA gene encoding cytochrome c biogenesis protein CcsA has translation MILAAKDEGRDRWLGLAAAALLVFGIYAGLFIAGTDRFQGPPQRIFYVHVPAAWIAFFAFFLVFIFSVRYLAWRGENDDIRAHACAEVGVLFATLVLITGPIWARPIWGVWWTWDPRLTTSLILWLIYVGYLMLRAYMTDPDQRARFAAVLGIAGFINVPITHLSVVWWRTLHPGPVVLRRGGMGELPATMHVALWSCLLAFTLLFIYFVRKRTAIERLQARAEAAHAGAGG, from the coding sequence CTGATCCTCGCCGCCAAGGACGAGGGCAGGGATCGCTGGCTGGGCCTGGCGGCGGCGGCTCTCCTCGTCTTCGGCATCTACGCCGGGCTCTTCATCGCCGGGACGGACCGCTTCCAGGGGCCGCCCCAGCGCATCTTCTACGTGCATGTGCCGGCCGCCTGGATCGCCTTCTTCGCGTTCTTCCTGGTCTTCATCTTCTCGGTGCGCTACCTCGCCTGGCGGGGGGAGAACGACGACATCCGGGCGCACGCCTGCGCCGAGGTGGGGGTGCTCTTCGCCACCCTGGTCCTCATCACCGGGCCCATCTGGGCGCGGCCCATCTGGGGGGTGTGGTGGACCTGGGACCCGCGCCTGACGACCTCCCTCATCCTCTGGCTCATCTACGTGGGCTACCTGATGCTGCGGGCCTACATGACCGACCCGGACCAGCGGGCGCGCTTCGCCGCCGTGCTGGGCATCGCGGGGTTCATCAACGTCCCCATCACCCATCTCTCGGTGGTGTGGTGGCGGACGCTGCACCCGGGCCCGGTGGTGCTGCGCAGGGGGGGGATGGGCGAGCTCCCGGCCACCATGCACGTGGCGCTGTGGAGCTGCCTGCTGGCTTTCACGCTGCTCTTCATCTACTTCGTCCGGAAGCGGACGGCCATCGAGCGCCTGCAGGCGCGGGCCGAGGCCGCGCACGCCGGCGCGGGAGGCTGA
- a CDS encoding Ldh family oxidoreductase, whose amino-acid sequence MVETGPLPPGTLRFPPDVIHSFITSAFRTVGVPEADARLVADVLVSADLRGIRSHGAARINFFLVRLERGLINKNPRMKLESHSDTTAVLDADNAIGIIASNRAMEEAMARAERHGSGFVAVRSSSHFGFAGHWAKKAMDRGYIGISMSNGGRRTTPTFGDEPLFGTNPMSVAIPGGPGGTPFYLDMATAVVAAGKVETALREGRPIPKGWVPSSYGPPRLDERSILLHDVPFLPLGGEDPELGGHKGYGLSLMVELLCSLLSGSDLDARIAGASGEGTPSTGHFMGAIKISGFRDPKVVFAQMQKTFERIRASKKAAGRDRIYIHGEPEAIAEEENRRTGVPITPAIMEQLRRLNGRLRLGFEL is encoded by the coding sequence ATGGTCGAAACCGGCCCTCTCCCCCCCGGCACCCTGCGCTTCCCCCCGGACGTGATCCACTCCTTCATCACCTCGGCCTTCCGGACGGTGGGGGTGCCCGAGGCGGACGCGCGCCTGGTGGCCGACGTCCTCGTCAGCGCCGACCTCCGGGGCATCCGCAGCCACGGGGCGGCCCGCATCAACTTCTTCCTCGTGCGGCTGGAGCGCGGCCTCATCAACAAGAACCCGCGGATGAAGCTTGAGTCCCACTCCGACACCACGGCCGTCCTCGACGCGGACAACGCCATCGGCATCATCGCCTCGAACCGGGCGATGGAGGAGGCCATGGCGCGCGCCGAGCGGCACGGCTCGGGCTTCGTCGCCGTGCGGAGCAGCAGCCACTTCGGCTTCGCGGGCCATTGGGCGAAGAAGGCGATGGACCGGGGCTACATCGGCATCAGCATGAGCAACGGCGGCCGCCGCACCACCCCCACCTTCGGGGACGAGCCCCTCTTCGGCACCAACCCCATGAGCGTCGCCATCCCCGGCGGGCCGGGCGGCACGCCCTTCTACCTGGACATGGCCACCGCCGTGGTCGCCGCCGGGAAGGTGGAGACCGCCCTGCGCGAGGGCCGCCCCATCCCCAAGGGCTGGGTGCCCAGCTCCTACGGCCCCCCACGCCTGGACGAGCGGAGCATCCTCCTGCACGACGTGCCCTTCCTCCCCCTGGGCGGGGAGGACCCCGAGCTCGGCGGCCACAAGGGCTACGGCCTCTCGCTCATGGTGGAGCTCCTGTGCAGCCTCCTCTCCGGCTCGGACCTCGACGCCCGCATCGCCGGGGCCTCGGGCGAGGGCACGCCCTCCACGGGCCACTTCATGGGGGCCATCAAGATCTCGGGCTTCCGGGACCCCAAGGTCGTCTTCGCCCAGATGCAGAAGACCTTCGAGCGCATCCGCGCGTCCAAGAAGGCGGCCGGCCGCGACCGCATCTACATCCACGGCGAGCCCGAGGCCATCGCCGAGGAGGAGAACCGCCGCACCGGCGTCCCCATCACCCCGGCCATCATGGAGCAGCTGCGCAGGCTGAACGGCCGGCTGCGGCTGGGGTTCGAGCTGTAG